The Bradyrhizobium ottawaense genome window below encodes:
- the sctV gene encoding type III secretion system export apparatus subunit SctV: MANTLRGFVVRAPAHPDFMVALMLLLAIGMMIMPIPIIVIDMLIGFNLGFAILLLMVALYLSTPLDFSSLPGVILISTVFRLALTIATTRLILAEGDAGSIIHTFGDFVISGNIAVGIVIFLIVTMVQFMVLAKGAERVAEVSARFTLDALPGKQMAIDAELRNSHIDQHEARRRRAALEQESQLHGAMDGAMKFVKGDAIAGLIVICINMLGGISIGLLSKGMSLDEALHQYTLLTIGDALISQIPALLLSITAATIVTRVNGPSKLRLGADIVHQLTASTEALRLAACVLVFMGLVPGFPLPPFAVLAVLFAAASYVKVGPKDDKPAAKIGASAAASAPVPAAVQKQAAHAEALPIALFLAPNLTDSIDKDELEESISRVSRLVSADLGITIPRIPAQIGDSLSSSQFRVDVDSVPVERDVINPGHLALNDDVANIELSGIPFQQDPETNRVWIEERHAAALKAAGIGYHRLSEVLALRLHSTLTRFAQRLVGIQETRQLLARMEQEYPDLVKEVLRTATVPRIAEVLRRLLDEGIPIRNTRLLLEALAEWSEREQNAVLLTEYVRATLKRQICFRYANAHRVVVAFIIERESEEIIRGAVRETAVGPYLVLDEWQSEKLLAQFRQIHATIAQSKSQPVVLGSMDIRRFVRGFLTRNGIDLPVLSYQDLAADFTVRPIGSVKLPKAPSSGGLLTAAS, from the coding sequence ATGGCTAACACCTTGCGCGGCTTTGTCGTGCGCGCTCCGGCCCACCCGGATTTCATGGTTGCCTTGATGCTGCTTCTAGCGATCGGCATGATGATCATGCCAATCCCAATCATCGTGATCGACATGCTGATCGGCTTCAATCTTGGCTTTGCCATATTGCTGCTGATGGTTGCCCTCTATCTCAGCACACCGCTTGATTTCTCGTCCTTGCCGGGCGTCATCCTGATCTCCACCGTATTTCGGCTGGCGCTGACGATTGCAACAACACGGCTGATCCTCGCCGAAGGCGACGCGGGCAGCATCATTCACACCTTCGGCGACTTCGTCATTTCAGGGAATATTGCGGTCGGAATTGTCATATTCTTGATCGTGACCATGGTCCAATTCATGGTTCTTGCCAAGGGTGCCGAACGCGTCGCAGAGGTGTCTGCGCGCTTCACGCTTGACGCGCTACCAGGCAAGCAGATGGCGATCGATGCGGAGCTACGCAACAGCCACATCGATCAACACGAAGCACGCCGCCGACGTGCCGCCTTGGAACAAGAGAGTCAGCTTCATGGCGCTATGGATGGTGCCATGAAGTTCGTTAAGGGAGACGCGATCGCCGGGCTGATCGTGATCTGCATCAATATGCTTGGCGGAATAAGCATCGGCCTGCTCTCCAAGGGCATGTCGCTCGATGAAGCGCTGCATCAATATACTCTTTTGACGATTGGTGATGCGCTCATTTCGCAGATTCCGGCGCTGCTGCTGTCAATTACCGCCGCGACCATTGTCACGCGCGTCAACGGACCCTCCAAACTCAGACTCGGCGCCGATATCGTTCACCAACTTACCGCAAGTACGGAGGCACTTAGGCTAGCCGCTTGCGTCTTGGTATTCATGGGGCTCGTTCCTGGCTTTCCTTTGCCCCCGTTTGCCGTGCTGGCCGTCCTGTTCGCTGCCGCAAGCTACGTCAAGGTCGGCCCCAAAGACGACAAGCCTGCCGCCAAAATAGGAGCTAGCGCCGCGGCATCGGCGCCGGTTCCTGCAGCGGTCCAAAAGCAGGCCGCACATGCGGAAGCGCTTCCGATCGCGTTGTTCCTTGCACCAAACCTGACGGATTCGATCGACAAAGACGAGCTGGAAGAGAGCATTTCGCGTGTTTCAAGGCTCGTGTCGGCGGACCTTGGCATCACCATTCCGCGGATCCCTGCCCAGATTGGCGACAGCTTGTCCTCGTCGCAGTTCAGGGTCGATGTCGATAGTGTGCCAGTTGAGCGTGATGTGATCAATCCCGGGCACTTGGCACTCAACGACGATGTCGCGAACATCGAATTGAGCGGCATCCCCTTTCAACAAGACCCTGAAACGAATCGGGTCTGGATCGAAGAACGGCATGCAGCGGCTCTCAAGGCCGCCGGAATCGGATATCATCGGCTAAGCGAAGTTCTTGCCTTACGTCTCCATTCCACATTGACGCGCTTTGCACAGCGCCTGGTCGGTATTCAGGAAACCCGCCAATTGCTCGCTCGGATGGAGCAGGAATACCCTGATCTGGTGAAGGAGGTACTGCGTACGGCCACCGTCCCTCGGATCGCCGAGGTCCTGCGCCGCTTGCTCGATGAAGGCATTCCAATCCGCAATACCCGCTTGCTTCTGGAGGCATTGGCAGAATGGAGCGAGCGCGAGCAAAACGCCGTCCTGCTCACCGAGTATGTTCGTGCTACCTTAAAACGCCAAATCTGCTTCCGGTATGCTAATGCCCATCGCGTCGTGGTCGCCTTTATCATCGAGCGTGAGAGCGAGGAAATCATCCGCGGCGCAGTACGGGAAACGGCCGTAGGCCCATATCTCGTCTTGGATGAATGGCAGAGCGAAAAGCTGCTTGCACAATTTCGTCAGATTCATGCGACCATCGCGCAAAGTAAGAGCCAGCCTGTCGTCCTCGGTTCGATGGATATCCGGCGTTTCGTGCGCGGTTTTCTCACGCGCAACGGAATCGACTTGCCTGTTCTGTCCTATCAAGATCTCGCCGCGGACTTCACGGTCCGGCCGATCGGATCCGTCAAGCTTCCAAAGGCGCCTTCCTCAGGAGGGCTCCTAACAGCTGCAAGCTAA
- a CDS encoding tetratricopeptide repeat protein, translating to MADPDGLHRVAVPLAPGVSKSGDIPSISGPERDLLCALSYVHLACGQSAHSLALLRIAAREHSNDVGLLRILAYTLIAEGLGEEALHVLDRLDALDTQPSSRIPMTLLRSHALRHAGRMAEAREVFQTYVSLRASTALIRKQ from the coding sequence ATGGCCGATCCTGATGGATTGCATCGCGTCGCCGTTCCCCTGGCTCCAGGAGTCTCAAAATCCGGCGATATTCCGTCGATCTCCGGGCCAGAGCGCGACCTGCTTTGCGCACTCTCATATGTCCATCTCGCGTGCGGGCAGAGCGCACACAGCCTGGCTCTGTTGCGAATTGCAGCTCGCGAGCATTCCAACGACGTCGGTCTACTCCGCATTCTAGCCTACACGCTCATCGCCGAGGGCCTCGGCGAGGAAGCACTCCATGTGCTGGACCGGCTGGACGCACTTGATACGCAACCCTCTTCTCGCATACCGATGACGCTGTTGCGCAGTCACGCGCTACGGCACGCTGGCCGCATGGCCGAGGCTCGCGAGGTCTTCCAGACCTATGTGTCATTGCGCGCGAGTACAGCCCTCATCCGAAAGCAATAG
- a CDS encoding SctD/MshK family protein produces MNDSVSLEFEVLSGVYTGLKGKTAGGESIVGSGLDADMIFVEQGLEPHHLRVIPQRDSIELEALAARISIDRHASIATGERVRVPLPAIIHAGAMSIRWSAEDFQPIASSKRSRRSIVALSLILLSSVAIGTVSIIFAPGDRAVAPSTGSSHAVEIAAKPTVDHFDARAADEMAASLRQQIEREGLPDVKIGHGPGVVTAEGTIAPDLVAKWKEIQQWFDRQSNGTPTLVNAVAVKEEKMPSSIAVQAVWRGSEPYLLIAGQKYFVGALLSNGWTVDRIEDGRVLLSRNGRSAALPY; encoded by the coding sequence GTGAACGACTCTGTTTCGCTTGAGTTCGAGGTGCTTTCGGGGGTCTATACCGGGCTCAAAGGAAAGACGGCGGGCGGCGAGAGCATTGTGGGCAGCGGCCTCGATGCGGACATGATCTTCGTTGAACAAGGGCTCGAACCGCATCATCTTCGCGTCATCCCGCAGCGCGATTCGATCGAGCTCGAAGCGCTCGCTGCCAGAATCAGCATTGACCGTCACGCTAGCATTGCAACAGGTGAGCGCGTCAGAGTGCCGCTTCCCGCGATCATTCATGCCGGCGCGATGTCCATCCGCTGGTCGGCAGAGGATTTCCAACCAATTGCTTCGAGCAAGCGATCTCGCCGCTCGATCGTGGCACTCAGCCTGATCTTGCTCAGCTCTGTCGCGATCGGCACCGTCTCAATCATCTTTGCCCCCGGCGATAGGGCGGTGGCGCCAAGCACCGGATCATCGCACGCGGTCGAAATTGCCGCTAAACCAACCGTCGATCATTTTGACGCGAGAGCTGCTGATGAAATGGCCGCATCACTGCGCCAACAGATCGAACGAGAGGGCCTTCCTGACGTCAAGATCGGGCACGGGCCCGGCGTCGTGACCGCGGAAGGGACGATTGCGCCGGACCTCGTCGCAAAATGGAAAGAAATCCAGCAATGGTTCGATCGTCAAAGCAATGGTACCCCGACCCTTGTGAACGCTGTCGCGGTGAAAGAGGAAAAGATGCCGTCTTCGATTGCTGTCCAAGCCGTCTGGCGCGGAAGCGAACCTTATCTGCTTATTGCCGGGCAGAAGTATTTCGTCGGCGCGCTCTTAAGTAATGGATGGACCGTTGATCGAATCGAGGATGGACGAGTTCTGCTCAGCCGCAACGGCCGATCTGCCGCTTTGCCCTATTAA